Proteins encoded together in one Neobacillus sp. FSL H8-0543 window:
- a CDS encoding NAD(P)-dependent oxidoreductase: MKNFQEVEPALTNQEALEESNRCLYCYDAPCIQACPTGIDIPTFIKKIASGNLLGSAKTIMSSNPVGASCARVCPTEELCEGACVLNHSTKPIPIGNLQRYATDWAIKNEQTLFQPGTPNGKKVAVIGGGPAGLSAARELARFGYEVTIYEAAEKAGGLNTYGIVSFRLPQYISYWEVAQVEKLNVTIKTNTLVGRDVSIEYLTEHFDRIVLAVGMSEVPNLGIEGEELAGVYDAIEFVKETKSGQFSNDFIGKRAVVIGAGNTAIDGATCSVRLGAENVKILYRRTEEEMTAYDFEYEFAKQDGVEFRWLTSPKRIIGDKNGKVTGIECLKMKLGEPDKDGRRKPEVIEGSEYTLPVDAVIKAIGQTRHLELIEAIGLHHESGVVQVNQENYQTSNPKIFACGDVVFGKGKGDAMVVTAAQQGKLAAYSIHKQFTAVETV; the protein is encoded by the coding sequence ATGAAGAATTTTCAAGAGGTTGAACCAGCACTTACCAATCAAGAGGCCTTGGAGGAATCCAATCGATGCCTATATTGTTACGACGCCCCATGTATTCAAGCCTGTCCAACGGGAATAGATATCCCCACCTTTATTAAAAAAATTGCCTCAGGAAATTTATTAGGCTCTGCGAAAACAATTATGTCTTCGAACCCAGTTGGTGCCAGTTGCGCCCGCGTATGCCCGACAGAAGAACTTTGTGAGGGAGCCTGTGTCTTAAACCATTCAACCAAACCAATCCCAATTGGTAATCTCCAAAGATATGCAACAGATTGGGCGATAAAAAATGAACAGACACTTTTTCAACCGGGAACCCCTAACGGGAAGAAAGTTGCGGTAATTGGCGGAGGTCCTGCTGGATTATCAGCAGCAAGAGAATTAGCCAGATTTGGCTATGAGGTAACGATCTATGAGGCGGCCGAGAAGGCTGGTGGCCTAAATACCTATGGAATAGTTTCCTTTCGTCTGCCGCAGTATATTTCCTACTGGGAAGTGGCACAGGTTGAAAAGCTTAATGTCACGATTAAAACAAACACATTGGTTGGAAGAGATGTTTCTATTGAATACTTAACAGAGCACTTTGATCGGATTGTACTTGCCGTTGGCATGTCAGAGGTTCCAAACTTAGGGATTGAGGGAGAGGAACTGGCGGGTGTTTACGATGCGATTGAATTTGTAAAAGAAACAAAAAGCGGTCAATTTTCGAACGATTTTATCGGGAAGCGTGCAGTTGTAATCGGTGCTGGAAATACCGCAATTGATGGTGCAACCTGTTCTGTTCGTTTAGGGGCAGAAAATGTAAAAATTTTATACCGGAGAACAGAAGAAGAAATGACGGCGTATGACTTTGAGTATGAATTTGCAAAACAAGATGGCGTTGAGTTTCGGTGGTTAACTTCTCCAAAGAGAATTATCGGAGATAAAAACGGTAAGGTAACGGGGATTGAATGTCTCAAAATGAAACTGGGTGAACCTGATAAAGATGGACGCAGGAAACCAGAGGTGATTGAAGGCTCGGAATACACCCTTCCAGTTGATGCTGTGATCAAAGCGATTGGGCAAACGAGGCATCTTGAACTAATTGAGGCAATTGGGCTTCATCATGAAAGTGGAGTAGTCCAAGTTAATCAAGAAAACTATCAAACTTCTAATCCCAAAATATTTGCTTGCGGCGATGTTGTATTTGGCAAAGGAAAAGGCGACGCAATGGTTGTTACTGCGGCACAGCAAGGAAAGCTAGCTGCCTATAGCATTCATAAACAATTCACTGCCGTAGAAACCGTATAA
- the preA gene encoding NAD-dependent dihydropyrimidine dehydrogenase subunit PreA, with protein MADLSINLAGIKSPNPFWLASAPPTNSGYQVQRAFEAGWGGAVWKTLGDPILNVSSRFAAVSFNGQRVAGFNNIELITDRPLDVNLKEIYETKKRFPNHAIIASLMVEPKQEKWHEIVKRVEDVGVDGLELNFGCPHGMAERGMGSASGQVPALVERQTFWVKEVAKTPVIVKLTPNITDITATAEAACNGGADAISMINTINSLMGVDLDSWNTIPHVAGKGAHGGYCGPAVKPIALNMVAECARHANINVPISGIGGISNWQDAVEFMLMGATGVQICTAAMHHGFRIVEDMIDGLNNYLDAKGISAVSDIIGKSVQRYSDWGNLDLNYNIVAKINTDVCINCNKCHIACEDTSHQCIDMLTDKNGKGYLKVREEDCVGCNLCSIVCPVDGAIDMVEAARELAPMTWNERQAALSVATECKADSIK; from the coding sequence ATGGCTGATTTATCTATCAATCTTGCAGGAATAAAATCTCCTAACCCATTCTGGCTGGCCTCTGCACCTCCTACCAATTCAGGATACCAGGTTCAGAGAGCATTTGAAGCTGGTTGGGGTGGGGCAGTGTGGAAGACTCTAGGCGATCCGATTTTGAATGTTTCGTCGCGGTTTGCGGCAGTCAGTTTTAACGGACAAAGGGTGGCAGGCTTTAACAATATTGAATTGATAACCGATCGACCTTTAGATGTAAATCTTAAAGAAATATATGAAACGAAAAAACGGTTTCCAAACCATGCGATTATTGCCTCATTAATGGTGGAACCAAAGCAGGAAAAGTGGCATGAAATTGTTAAGCGGGTGGAGGATGTTGGTGTTGACGGGCTCGAGCTGAATTTTGGCTGCCCACATGGAATGGCTGAGCGGGGAATGGGTTCTGCTTCGGGGCAAGTACCTGCGCTTGTTGAACGCCAAACCTTTTGGGTAAAAGAAGTGGCCAAAACACCTGTGATTGTAAAATTAACGCCAAACATAACCGATATCACAGCAACCGCCGAAGCTGCATGTAATGGCGGAGCAGATGCTATAAGTATGATTAATACTATTAATAGTTTGATGGGAGTCGACCTTGACTCCTGGAATACAATTCCGCATGTGGCAGGGAAAGGGGCACATGGGGGATATTGCGGGCCTGCTGTGAAGCCAATTGCCTTAAATATGGTAGCAGAATGTGCCAGACATGCGAATATCAATGTTCCAATCTCTGGTATTGGTGGCATCTCAAACTGGCAGGATGCGGTTGAATTTATGCTTATGGGTGCAACTGGAGTACAAATCTGTACCGCTGCGATGCATCATGGCTTCCGGATTGTCGAGGATATGATTGATGGCCTTAATAATTATTTAGATGCAAAGGGAATCTCTGCTGTTTCGGATATTATCGGTAAATCTGTTCAGAGATATTCGGACTGGGGCAATCTCGATCTTAACTATAATATTGTGGCAAAAATCAATACGGATGTATGTATCAATTGTAATAAGTGTCATATCGCCTGTGAGGATACCTCCCACCAATGTATTGATATGCTGACTGACAAGAATGGGAAGGGTTATCTGAAAGTACGGGAAGAAGATTGTGTGGGCTGTAACTTATGTTCCATCGTCTGTCCGGTGGATGGCGCGATTGATATGGTTGAAGCTGCCAGAGAGCTGGCACCAATGACCTGGAACGAACGTCAAGCAGCACTAAGCGTGGCTACAGAATGTAAAGCAGATAGCATCAAATAA
- the hydA gene encoding dihydropyrimidinase: MKKLIKNGTIVTASDTYQAEILIEDGKVTQIGTNLSAAGAEVIDANGCLVIPGGIDPHTHLDMPFGGTVTRDDFETGTMAAAFGGTTTVIDFCLTNKGEPLKNAIKTWHDKSKEKAVIDYGFHLMIAEINEAVLNELPYVINEEGITSFKVFMAYKNVFQADDETLFRTLISAKEHGALVMVHAENGDVIDYLTKKALAEGNTDPIYHALTRPAELEGEATGRAAKLTGLANSQLYVVHVSCADAVEKITEARSKGFDVWGETCPQYLVLDQTYLERPNFEGAKYVWSPPLREKWNQKVLWNALKSGQLQTIGSDQCSFDFKGQKDLGRDDFTKIPNGGPIIEDRLSMLFSEGVKKGRISLNQFVDLTSTRSAKLFGLFPQKGTIAVGSDADIVIFDPSVERVISAETHHMAVDYNAFEGMKVTGEPVSVLSRGEFVVRDKKFVGKPGTGQYLKRAKYSKNPSLTQSETLSI, from the coding sequence TTGAAGAAACTGATTAAGAATGGAACGATTGTGACCGCTTCCGACACGTATCAAGCAGAAATTTTGATTGAAGATGGAAAAGTGACGCAGATTGGCACAAATCTATCAGCGGCAGGTGCAGAGGTTATCGATGCTAATGGCTGCTTAGTTATTCCAGGCGGCATCGACCCGCACACCCATTTGGATATGCCTTTTGGCGGAACGGTGACGAGGGATGATTTTGAGACAGGAACGATGGCAGCGGCTTTTGGCGGTACTACGACCGTTATTGATTTTTGTTTAACCAATAAAGGCGAACCGTTAAAGAATGCGATTAAAACCTGGCATGATAAATCAAAGGAAAAAGCTGTCATTGACTATGGTTTCCACTTAATGATTGCAGAGATAAATGAAGCTGTCTTAAATGAGCTCCCATATGTGATTAACGAGGAAGGAATAACTTCATTTAAAGTATTTATGGCCTACAAGAATGTCTTTCAGGCCGATGATGAAACCCTTTTCCGCACGCTCATTTCGGCAAAGGAACATGGTGCCTTAGTGATGGTCCATGCAGAAAATGGCGATGTGATTGATTACTTAACGAAAAAAGCACTGGCTGAGGGCAATACAGACCCGATTTATCATGCATTAACAAGACCAGCGGAGCTGGAAGGGGAAGCAACAGGCCGGGCGGCAAAGTTAACAGGACTAGCAAACTCACAATTATATGTTGTACATGTATCCTGTGCCGATGCGGTTGAAAAAATTACCGAGGCACGAAGCAAGGGGTTTGATGTCTGGGGAGAAACCTGTCCGCAATATTTAGTCCTCGATCAAACCTATCTAGAAAGACCAAATTTTGAAGGGGCAAAATATGTTTGGTCACCGCCATTAAGAGAAAAATGGAATCAGAAAGTACTTTGGAATGCCTTAAAAAGCGGTCAGCTGCAAACGATTGGATCTGATCAATGCTCGTTCGATTTTAAGGGACAAAAGGATTTAGGGCGGGATGATTTTACTAAGATTCCAAATGGCGGACCGATCATCGAGGACCGGCTATCGATGCTTTTCTCAGAAGGGGTGAAAAAAGGACGAATCAGCTTGAATCAGTTTGTTGACCTTACCTCCACTCGCAGCGCTAAATTATTCGGTCTATTCCCACAGAAGGGTACGATTGCAGTCGGATCTGATGCCGACATTGTTATTTTTGATCCTAGTGTCGAACGTGTCATATCTGCTGAAACCCATCATATGGCCGTCGATTACAATGCCTTTGAAGGGATGAAAGTAACCGGTGAGCCTGTTTCCGTCTTATCACGCGGAGAATTTGTTGTTCGTGATAAGAAATTTGTAGGGAAACCCGGCACTGGTCAATACTTAAAACGGGCAAAATACAGCAAGAATCCGTCATTAACCCAAAGTGAAACCTTATCCATTTAA
- a CDS encoding NCS1 family transporter gives MKKSHLKSSDLLPIQQKDRKISSLGFSFMWVGMVVVLATFAIGGAGVISLPLPMVILATVIGCLAIGFFISLIADIGIEHGLSFPVYMRAPFGTIGTHIPSVTRGITASMWFGVNTYFGSTAMNGILNMLFGFDNWFICYLIFAAVQLINTSLGIKSIERFADLAAPIIILISVWMYISLSDTAQAAGRDVWSWVESPVTGGAAFTAFLVVIFSNMGFWATLGADIPSISRFIKAPLNEKNWFKRNKGSLIGNMVAMPLTQTFMIIIGAVAYTAVLNADPIVALQGSANGFVLGVLLLMIVLAQWSTNTAANVVPAATIFSNVGGPRFPFWAGVITAGIVGTVVQPWQLFDIIIQVLLFVGGILAAIVGILFADYYLIRKRRVNVLDLYEDNGQFRYMGGINLAGFIAWIIGGAASYFVPEYGFLVGFIIGAGLYYVLAKYWWFNKYPQAEIENPSDEKYLGISVGRDWIIEEESETVFEDASNTIKV, from the coding sequence ATGAAAAAAAGCCATTTAAAGTCTTCTGATTTGTTGCCGATTCAACAAAAGGATAGGAAAATCTCTTCGTTAGGATTTTCGTTCATGTGGGTCGGGATGGTGGTAGTACTTGCGACATTTGCCATCGGTGGTGCGGGGGTCATTTCCTTACCGCTGCCGATGGTCATCCTAGCAACGGTAATTGGCTGTTTAGCCATTGGATTTTTCATCTCATTGATTGCCGATATTGGAATTGAACATGGCTTATCCTTTCCAGTCTATATGAGGGCACCGTTTGGCACGATTGGTACCCATATTCCTTCAGTTACACGTGGTATTACTGCATCCATGTGGTTCGGTGTAAATACTTACTTTGGATCAACAGCAATGAATGGAATCTTAAATATGTTATTTGGATTTGATAATTGGTTTATTTGTTACCTCATCTTTGCCGCCGTTCAATTGATTAATACGTCATTAGGGATCAAGTCAATTGAACGGTTTGCCGATTTAGCCGCTCCGATAATCATCTTAATTTCGGTTTGGATGTATATTTCCTTATCTGATACGGCTCAAGCTGCGGGAAGAGATGTATGGAGTTGGGTAGAATCCCCAGTTACTGGCGGTGCGGCATTTACGGCCTTTTTAGTGGTCATTTTCAGTAATATGGGCTTTTGGGCGACTCTGGGTGCCGACATTCCTAGCATTTCGCGATTTATTAAAGCACCATTAAACGAAAAGAACTGGTTTAAACGAAATAAGGGTTCCTTAATTGGCAATATGGTTGCCATGCCCTTAACCCAGACCTTTATGATTATTATTGGTGCTGTCGCCTATACGGCGGTATTGAATGCAGATCCAATTGTTGCTCTACAAGGGTCAGCAAATGGATTTGTCCTTGGAGTGTTATTGTTGATGATTGTCTTAGCACAATGGTCTACCAATACAGCGGCAAATGTCGTGCCAGCTGCAACCATTTTCTCAAATGTAGGCGGACCAAGGTTTCCATTTTGGGCAGGGGTAATTACAGCAGGGATCGTCGGTACTGTCGTACAACCATGGCAATTGTTTGATATTATCATCCAGGTTTTACTCTTTGTCGGTGGTATTTTAGCGGCGATTGTCGGTATACTTTTTGCGGATTATTATTTAATACGTAAAAGACGTGTAAATGTACTAGACCTATACGAAGACAACGGTCAATTTAGATACATGGGCGGGATTAACCTAGCAGGTTTTATTGCCTGGATTATTGGCGGTGCTGCCTCTTACTTCGTGCCAGAATATGGCTTTTTAGTAGGGTTTATCATTGGTGCGGGACTCTATTATGTTCTCGCAAAGTATTGGTGGTTTAATAAATATCCGCAGGCTGAAATAGAAAATCCTAGTGATGAAAAGTATTTAGGTATTTCCGTTGGCCGTGACTGGATTATTGAAGAAGAAAGTGAAACAGTTTTTGAGGATGCTTCCAATACGATAAAAGTATAA
- a CDS encoding PucR family transcriptional regulator ligand-binding domain-containing protein gives MKELLQLKVADILNRNHFDKAVVIAGAEGLKRIVKWVHIVEVTNIRNLLNGNELILSTGVAWKDKEDLFISMIEQLIEHQAAGLCLEMGTYMSKIPEEVIMIANQHQFPIIVFQKEVPFVDITQDIHSLIINRQYQKITELENYSQSLNKQLLTIESYEDILQFIFSALEVQIIFRLKDQEYEFTPEISPSEQNIILERLEKAKVEKNDHFALSPIHLFGAEYAELTIYSREIAISEFDLLILDRTSTALAQHLLRDLYVEEKKRVEEFEWLHGWFDGEHSLDSIIEYLSEYGIKTKITEAVVLLTKLMSFKGKSNQDVTYIKLLFRSVLEQQGFAVFSVEKRNEIIFILLNQRSKKSMKDRMIKAIEEIKASTFMRNKSSSKTLIAAGKFIDQLTDVHKSYQTAKETLRIQQEMSKKETYHFYEDLHLYRLISQMSRHMDLQELVIEYLQPLIENDQKYNGKLLETLKMYLECNGSKQETANKLFIVRQTLYHRLQKIENLLGKDFMEHEKRVALEFILLITDYSSPALIRQEYKVSVKE, from the coding sequence ATGAAAGAACTTTTACAATTAAAGGTTGCTGATATATTAAACAGAAATCATTTTGATAAAGCTGTCGTTATTGCTGGTGCTGAGGGGCTCAAGCGGATTGTCAAATGGGTTCATATTGTCGAGGTAACCAATATTCGTAATCTCTTAAACGGAAATGAGCTCATCTTATCGACTGGAGTAGCTTGGAAGGATAAGGAGGATTTATTCATTTCCATGATTGAGCAATTAATTGAACATCAGGCTGCCGGACTTTGTCTTGAGATGGGAACTTATATGTCAAAAATTCCTGAAGAAGTGATAATGATAGCCAATCAACATCAGTTTCCAATTATTGTCTTCCAGAAGGAGGTCCCTTTTGTTGATATCACGCAGGATATTCACTCCTTAATTATTAACAGGCAATACCAGAAAATTACCGAGCTGGAAAACTATTCGCAAAGCTTAAACAAGCAGCTTCTAACGATTGAATCCTATGAAGATATCCTGCAATTTATCTTTTCCGCATTGGAAGTGCAAATCATCTTCCGTTTAAAGGATCAGGAATATGAATTCACACCGGAAATAAGTCCTTCGGAACAAAACATCATCCTGGAGCGGCTGGAGAAAGCAAAAGTAGAAAAAAATGATCACTTTGCACTTTCACCCATCCACTTGTTTGGCGCTGAGTATGCTGAATTAACGATTTATTCACGGGAGATTGCGATTAGTGAATTTGATCTTTTGATCCTGGATCGAACCTCAACGGCATTAGCCCAACATTTATTAAGAGATTTATATGTAGAGGAAAAAAAGAGAGTGGAAGAGTTTGAATGGCTTCACGGCTGGTTTGATGGAGAACATTCTCTCGACAGTATTATTGAATACTTAAGTGAATACGGGATTAAAACGAAAATCACTGAGGCTGTCGTTTTACTTACGAAGTTAATGTCGTTTAAAGGGAAGTCTAACCAAGATGTTACCTATATAAAACTATTATTCCGGTCTGTTCTCGAACAGCAAGGTTTTGCAGTTTTTTCCGTCGAGAAGAGGAATGAAATTATTTTCATCTTATTAAACCAGCGTTCGAAAAAGAGTATGAAGGACCGAATGATAAAAGCAATTGAAGAGATAAAGGCCTCGACATTTATGAGGAATAAAAGTTCATCCAAAACTCTCATTGCTGCTGGTAAGTTTATTGATCAATTAACGGATGTACATAAAAGCTATCAAACAGCAAAGGAAACGCTGCGCATCCAACAAGAAATGTCAAAGAAGGAAACCTATCATTTTTACGAAGATTTACATTTATATCGTCTCATTTCACAAATGAGTAGGCATATGGATTTACAAGAACTTGTCATTGAGTACCTTCAGCCGTTGATTGAAAATGACCAGAAGTATAATGGCAAGCTGTTAGAGACATTGAAGATGTATTTAGAGTGTAACGGATCAAAACAAGAAACAGCGAACAAGCTTTTTATTGTCAGGCAAACTCTTTATCATCGGCTCCAAAAAATTGAAAACCTGCTCGGTAAAGATTTTATGGAGCATGAAAAACGGGTAGCACTTGAATTTATCCTCCTGATAACAGATTATTCCTCACCCGCTTTAATCAGGCAGGAATATAAGGTAAGTGTAAAAGAATAA
- a CDS encoding CoA-acylating methylmalonate-semialdehyde dehydrogenase, translating into MSVTKSETTVLKNFINGKWVSSNSGLTLDVPNPATNELLTRVPISSKEDVDLAVSAAKEAFIKWKKIPVPKRARILFKYHYLLIENHEKLAQLIVEENGKAYKEAYGEVQRGIECVEFASGAPTLMMGETLSGIAEDIDSEMFRYPLGVVGGITPFNFPMMVPLWMFPLAVACGNTFVLKPSERTPILANRLAELFLEAGAPPGVLNIVHGAHDVVNGLLDHEDIAAISFVGSQPVAKYVYERAAAKGKRVQALSGAKNHHIVMPDADIEKAVQHVISSTFGSAGQRCMACSAVVVVGDNEPFVKAVKRRADELVIGNGMDDEVLLTAVIRKEHREKALSYIEKGIVEGAELIRDGRSEMDDNPNGNFLGATIFDHVRPDMTIAKDEIFAPVLSLLRAADLDEGLEYIRKSRYGNGATIYTNNAKAIRQFREEADAGMLGINVGVPATMAFFPFSGWKDSFYGDLHVNGKDGLNFFTRKKMITSRFDA; encoded by the coding sequence ATGAGTGTTACGAAAAGTGAAACAACGGTTCTGAAAAATTTTATTAATGGTAAATGGGTCAGTTCAAACAGCGGACTAACGCTTGATGTACCTAATCCGGCAACGAACGAATTATTGACCCGCGTGCCAATTTCATCGAAGGAAGATGTTGATCTTGCGGTTTCAGCAGCAAAGGAAGCTTTTATAAAATGGAAAAAGATTCCTGTTCCGAAACGTGCTAGAATCCTATTTAAATATCACTACCTGTTAATAGAAAATCATGAGAAGTTAGCGCAGTTAATTGTCGAGGAAAATGGTAAGGCTTATAAGGAAGCGTATGGGGAGGTTCAGCGGGGGATTGAGTGTGTGGAATTTGCTTCAGGTGCACCGACCTTAATGATGGGGGAAACATTATCGGGAATTGCAGAAGATATTGATTCTGAAATGTTTCGTTATCCGTTAGGTGTTGTCGGCGGGATCACTCCATTTAACTTTCCTATGATGGTTCCTCTATGGATGTTTCCTTTAGCGGTCGCATGTGGAAATACGTTTGTATTAAAGCCGTCAGAAAGAACACCGATATTGGCCAATCGATTAGCGGAATTGTTCCTTGAAGCAGGTGCGCCTCCAGGAGTACTAAATATTGTTCACGGTGCCCATGATGTCGTAAATGGCTTGCTAGATCATGAGGACATTGCAGCTATCTCGTTTGTAGGTTCTCAGCCTGTCGCAAAGTACGTATACGAACGTGCTGCCGCCAAAGGGAAGCGAGTTCAAGCACTTTCCGGTGCAAAAAACCATCATATTGTCATGCCTGACGCTGATATCGAAAAGGCCGTCCAGCATGTGATTAGTTCCACCTTTGGCAGTGCTGGACAGCGCTGTATGGCATGCAGTGCCGTTGTCGTCGTTGGTGATAATGAGCCATTTGTGAAGGCGGTAAAGCGCAGAGCAGATGAATTAGTTATCGGAAACGGGATGGATGATGAGGTGTTATTAACAGCGGTCATCCGAAAAGAGCATCGTGAAAAAGCTTTAAGTTATATCGAAAAAGGCATTGTAGAAGGTGCGGAATTAATCCGAGATGGTCGCTCGGAAATGGATGATAATCCGAATGGGAATTTCCTTGGGGCTACTATTTTTGATCATGTTCGTCCTGACATGACCATTGCTAAGGATGAAATCTTTGCACCTGTCCTAAGTCTTTTGAGGGCTGCCGATTTAGATGAAGGGTTGGAGTATATTAGAAAATCTAGGTATGGCAACGGGGCTACCATCTATACCAACAATGCGAAAGCCATCCGTCAGTTCCGCGAAGAAGCAGATGCAGGTATGCTCGGCATAAATGTTGGTGTACCAGCAACAATGGCCTTCTTCCCATTCTCTGGCTGGAAGGATTCCTTCTACGGTGATCTTCATGTGAACGGTAAAGATGGATTAAACTTTTTTACCCGCAAAAAAATGATTACCTCTCGTTTTGACGCATAG
- a CDS encoding aspartate aminotransferase family protein, translating to MVQTSRSQEKLLEQDEKYLWHSMKPYNPKATIVAAKAEGSWITDADGNRYLDAMAGLWCVNVGYGRTELADAAYEQLKEMAYFPLTQSHAPAIKLAEKLNEMLGDEYVIFFSNSGSEANETAFKIVRQYHQQKGEHGRYKIVSRYRGYHGNSIGALAATGQAQRKYKYEPLAPGFLHVAPPDSYRDDTNVTDPKELSSVKDIDRLMTWELSETIAAMIMEPIITGGGILIPPDGYMKAAKEVCEKHGALLIADEVICGFGRTGKPFGFMNYDVKPDIITMAKGITSAYLPLSATAVRRDIYEVFKGTEEYDYFRHVNTFGGNPAACALALKNIEIMESENLYDRSRDLGKQALTDLTNLLKDHPYVGDVRGKGLLIGIELVKDKETKEPLDVAPVNQVIASCKQKGLIIGKNGATVAGFNNVLALSPPLNIKEEDLQFVIKTLTDSLKEII from the coding sequence ATGGTCCAAACAAGTCGTTCTCAGGAAAAACTATTGGAACAGGATGAAAAGTATCTTTGGCATTCGATGAAGCCTTATAATCCAAAGGCTACAATTGTCGCTGCAAAGGCGGAGGGTTCTTGGATAACCGATGCAGATGGAAACCGTTACTTAGATGCAATGGCAGGTTTATGGTGTGTAAATGTTGGATACGGTCGGACCGAGCTTGCAGACGCAGCATATGAGCAATTGAAGGAAATGGCTTATTTTCCATTGACACAAAGTCATGCTCCTGCTATCAAACTAGCAGAAAAATTAAATGAGATGCTGGGCGATGAATATGTCATCTTTTTCTCAAATAGCGGCTCTGAAGCAAACGAAACTGCATTTAAAATTGTTCGCCAATACCATCAGCAAAAGGGTGAACATGGTCGATACAAGATTGTTTCACGTTACCGCGGTTATCACGGGAACTCGATAGGTGCTTTAGCAGCTACAGGTCAAGCACAAAGAAAGTATAAATACGAGCCGTTGGCACCTGGCTTTCTTCATGTGGCACCACCTGATTCCTATCGTGATGATACAAATGTAACCGATCCAAAAGAATTGTCCTCTGTAAAGGACATTGATCGGCTGATGACCTGGGAGCTGAGCGAAACGATTGCCGCGATGATTATGGAACCCATCATTACTGGAGGCGGAATATTGATTCCACCTGATGGCTATATGAAAGCAGCAAAAGAGGTTTGTGAGAAACATGGTGCGCTACTTATTGCAGATGAAGTAATCTGCGGTTTTGGACGCACAGGAAAACCATTCGGGTTTATGAATTATGATGTAAAACCAGATATCATCACGATGGCAAAGGGTATAACCAGTGCCTACTTGCCACTTTCAGCTACTGCTGTCCGAAGAGATATTTATGAGGTCTTTAAAGGGACGGAGGAATATGATTATTTCCGTCATGTGAACACGTTTGGCGGGAATCCTGCCGCCTGTGCCCTGGCGCTAAAAAATATCGAGATCATGGAGTCAGAGAATTTATATGATCGGTCACGTGATTTAGGGAAGCAAGCATTAACTGATTTAACCAACCTGCTGAAAGACCATCCGTATGTAGGAGATGTCAGAGGGAAGGGCCTATTAATCGGGATTGAATTAGTCAAGGACAAGGAGACAAAGGAGCCATTGGACGTCGCCCCTGTCAATCAAGTGATTGCAAGCTGCAAGCAAAAGGGTTTAATCATTGGCAAGAATGGAGCAACGGTCGCAGGTTTCAACAATGTATTAGCCTTATCACCCCCATTAAACATTAAAGAAGAGGACCTGCAGTTTGTTATCAAGACATTAACAGATTCGCTAAAAGAAATAATTTAA